In Deltaproteobacteria bacterium, the genomic stretch GTTCATCGGCGGCAACGGCATGAACTCGCCGAAGATATTTGAACTGGCGAAGGACAGCTCGGATAATCTATGGGTCGGCAGTCCGTGGTCGGTGGAAAATCCCGCGCCGGAAAACAAGAAGTTCATCGCCGCTTATCAGAAGGCGCATAACGCGCTGCCGGATCAATTCGCCGCCCAAGCCTACGACGCCATGCACATCGTCGCCCAGGCACTCAAGAACGTGAAGCTCTCGGGAAAATTGGACGGGGACCGCAAGGCGCTGCGCGATGCCTTGCCCGGCGTCCAGTTCAGCGGCGCCACCGGGCCGTTTAAATTTCGCCAGGTGACGGATAAGGCCGGCAAGCCGGCCGGCTATGACGCCGTGCAGACGGCAATTGTGTCGGTAACCAAAGGCAACCAGTACGTCATTCAGAAATAGCGCATGTTGGCGCAGCAACTCGTCAACGCGCTCTCCCTCGGCGGCGTCTACGCGCTTTTCGCTCTCGGTTTCACGCTCATATTTGGCGTTCTCGACGTGATCAATCTCGCCCACGGGGCGATTTTCATGTTGGGCGCCTACGCGGCATTGCAGGCCGTGCTGCTGCTCAAGTTGCCGCTGCCGGCGGCCATCGTTGTTGCCATCTTAGTCGCCGCGCTGGCCGGCCTGCTGCTCGATCGCTTTATCTTTGCGCCGCTGCGGGCGCGCAACGCGCCCCATCTGGCGCCGATGATCGCCACCATTGGTTTGGCGATCTCGATCAATAGTGCCGTGCAAGGCATTTTCGGCGCGGAGAATCTGCGCTTTCCAGTCGATGCCTTGCCGGCCGAAGCGTTTCAGATGGGCACTATCCGCGTCACGCTGATTGAGCTGCAGATTATCTTTTTGTCGATTCTCCTGATGGTGGCCCTGCTCTGGGGCCTCAAGCGCACGCGCGTCGGCGTGGCGCTGCGCGCCATCGCCGAGTCACCCAAGGCCGCGGCGCTCTTGGGCATCGACGTCGAGAAGCTGTTCGGCGTCACCGCTGTCATCGCGTCGATTCTAGGTGGCGTTGCCGGTGTGCTGATTGCGCTCTATTCCAACGCGCTGTTTCCGACCATGGGCCAGCCGATGTTGCATAAAGGCATAGCGGTGGTGATCCTCGGCGGCATGGGCGACATCCGCGGTGCCATGCTCGGCGGCTTGTTTCTCGGCTTCGCGGAAGTCTTTGCGGTGGCGTACATCGGCTCGACCATGCGCGATGCGGTGGCGTTCGGACTGCTATTCGCCATCTTACTCTTGCGTCCGCAGGGACTCTTCGGGCAAGCCGCGCAGCGGCGAGCGTAGCCGCGCTTTGCGCCGCGGTTCAGAGTTCCGGGTTTCGAGTTGCCGGTTGGGCTCGTTCCGGTTGTATGCAGTTTGGAAGGTGTGAGATTTGAAATCTGAGATAATCTGAGATTCTGAGCGCAGCGAAGACATGGAATGGCTCGATAGTTTCTGGTCGATATACAGCACGCTGGTGCTTTCCATGGGCACCAATATTCTGCTGGCGCTGTCGATCTATTTCACGCTGTCGTGCGGCTTGTTGACCGTGGCCAACGCCGCCTTTATGGGCATTGGCGCCTATGCGGCGGCCCTGCTGACGCTGAACGCTGGCGCGCCTTTTTCTCTCGCTTTGCTCGCCGGCACGCTCTTGCCGGCCGCCGTAGCGTTACTGCTTGGGCCGCCGACGCTGCGGCTTTCCGGGGTTTACCTGGCGATGGCGACACTCGCCTTTGGTGAAGTCGTGCGCATTACCATCCTCAATGCGGAAGGTCTTACCGGCGGCGCGCTGGGGCTCAACGGCATCGAGCAGCTCACTCACGTTGGCCATGTGGCCGGCGCGGTGTTGGTCGCGCTGTTTCTTTCTCTACGCGCGGCCAAGTCGCGGCTCGGACGTGCCTTCGCGGCGATTTGCCAGGACGAAACGGCAACCGAGCTGATGGGCGTCCACGTGCGCGCCTATCAACTGTGCGCTTTCACCTGCGGGGCGGCGCTCGCCGGTTTGGCCGGCGCGCTGAACGCGCACTTTACGTTTTTCATCAGCCCCAACGAATATGGCTTCGAGCGCGGCGTTGAGATTTTAGCCATGGGCGTGCTCGGCGGCACTGGCAGTCCGTGGGGCGCGGTAATTGGCGCCGTCGTCATAACGCTCCTGCCCGAGCTCTTGCGCGGCTTGGGTTACTTCCGCCCGCTGATCAATGGCTTGATCCTGGTGATCATTATTCTCTACTCTCCCAAGGGCTTGTGGGATTTGCTGCGTGGTGCGCGCCGCACTGCCGTAGCCACTCGTTGATTATGCTAACGCTTTCCTCTGTCTCGAAGCATTTCGGCGGGCTGCAGGTGCTGCAGCGGATCGATCTAGAAATTGCCGCGCGCGGCATCTATGGACTCATCGGCCCCAATGGCGCCGGCAAAACCACGGTGTTCAATCTAATCACGGGCCTGTTGCCGCCGAGCGAGGGAACCATCGAATTTTTGGGTCAACGGCTGAACGGTTTGCCGCCGCACCGCATCGCGCGCGCCGGCATTGCGCGCACGTTTCAGAACATTCGCTTGTTCAAAGAGATGTCGCTGGTGGAAAACGTGTTGCTGGCGCTGGCGGAGCAGCATGGCGCGAGCGCGCTGCGGCTCCTGGTGCCGGGAAGGGCGTTTCAGACGATCGAGCGCCGCGAACGCGAATTGGCGCTGGAGCTGCTGGAGCGCATGGGCTTAGGCAACAAAGCCAATCAATTCGCCGGCCAGCTTTCCTATGGCGAGCAGCGCCGCTTGGAGATTGCTCGCGCGCTGGCGACCCGGCCAAAGCTCTTGCTGCTCGACGAACCGGCGGCCGGCATGAACAGCGCGGAGAAACAGCAATTGATGGATGACGTGATTAAACTTGGCAATAGCGGCTTGAGCGTGCTGGTCATCGAGCATGATATGCGTTTCATCATGGGCCTGTGTGAACGGATCACGGTGTTGAATTTCGGTGAAGTGATCGCCGAGGGAACGCCAGGCGAAATCCGCTCCAATCGCGTGGTAGTCGAAGCCTATCTCGGCAACGATGACCACGCGGTGCCGCTCCAGGGGGCCCGGTGAGCGGGCTCCTCGAAGTGAAAGGATTGCAGGTACGCTACGGCGTCATCGAGGCGGTCAAAGGCATTGACCTGAGCCTTGCCGGCGGCAAGATCACCACACTTCTGGGCGCCAACGGCGCCGGCAAATCGACCACGCTACTGGCGCTGTCGGGACTGTTGCCGTCGAGCGGCTCGATCCGCTTCGACGGTGCGGAGTTGCGCGGCGTGCCACCGCATCGAGTGGTCGAACAAGGACTTATCCATGTGCCCGAAGGGCGGCAGATCTTAACGACCCTCAGCGTCAGAGAGAACTTGATGTTGGGCGCATTCCGGCGGCGCGATTTTCACGAAATCAGCGCCGACCTGGAAAAAATGCTGGTGCTGTTCCCGCGCTTAAAAGAGCGCATCGACGGCACCGCCGGCAATCTCTCGGGCGGCGAGCAGCAGATGCTCGCCATCGCGCGCGGCTTGATGGCGCGGCCGCGGCTGCTGCTATTGGATGAACCGTCGATGGGTTTGGCGCCGCTTCTGGTGCAAGAGATATTTCGCTCGCTGCGCGAGTTGAACGACCAAGGGTTGACGATCTTTTTGGTTGAACAGAATGTCCGCCAAGCTCTCAAGGTTGCCCACTATGCCTACGTGATGGAGAACGGTGTCATCGCGCTCTCTGGATCGAGCGCCGAGTTGCTCGACAATCCGAAAATTATCGAAGCCTATCTGGGCGGCTGACCGTCAAAAGTTTGTTTACGATTGACGGTGCGCCGCTCCGTTGAATTGCACTTAGACTCTTTGTTCCTCCAGTAATCCTCTCGCTCTGATTGCAAGTCACTAAAGTTCGTCACGAGGGTGCCGAATTTGGTTATTGATGGCGTGTTTCCCGCGTATCGCGCACGCCGGCGTAAAAAGGCGCAAGATCGGAGAGGAGATTTTTTATGGAAGAGATATTAACCGCCTCGCAGGTAGCTGAGCTGCTGCAGATGCATCCGCGCACAGTCTACAAGCTGGTGAAGCAAGGGTCGTTGCCTGGCCGCAAGTGCGGCGGTGGCTGGCGTTTTCGCCGCAGCGAAATCATGACCATGATCTCGCCCCACGGCGAGGGCAATGGGTCGTCAGCCAACGGCGCCGACAAACAACCATAAGGATAGCCTCCCCTGTTTACGCGGGTTTTTCATAGCGGCGGAACATGGCGGTTCGGCTTCGATGGCCGTCGCGGCCGCGCGTGGGCAAGCGCGCCAGCGGCGGCGTGGTTTTTTTGGGCGCTGTTGTTGTCGCTGCCCGGTCAGCTCCACGCCGAGAAGACCTACAACATCGCATCGCTCGTGGCCACCGCTGCTTCGGCTAGAGCGGCTGAGGGCAGCGGTATTCCAGTGCTGTTTCTGAGCTCGGGCAATCCGCAGGCGTTGGTCAACAGTTTTGCCGGCTCGGGGCGCAATCTGGCCGGCATCAGTTCCGGATCGGTGGCACTCACCGGCAAACGCTTTGAACTGTTGCGGACGCTGTTTCCGAGAGCGAAAAGAGTGGCGATGCCGCTGGATCCGGCCAAAGCCATTGATCTGAAAATTCCCAAAGAGCTGCTTCTCCTCGCCGACAAAATATACGAATAACCGTTGACCATGGAAACTCCGAGCGGCGCGTCCCAGAGGTCGCATCGTGGCCGCATCAGGCGGCGACTCATGGGTTGGGGGTTGGGGCTGTTGGCGCTGGCCTTGGTGCTGAACACGGTCTCGGGGTTCATTTACACGCGCACCCAGCTGTTGCGCGGCAAGGCCGAGCTGCACAGCGAGGTGGCAGCGACGACGGCGCGGCGCATTGCCGACGTCGTGCGCTGGAACTTGCAGCAACTCGACACCCTCAGCACCAACATGGCGACTCATGTCTTGGGTTCCAAGGAGCAGGAAACGCTGGCTCGGCTTTTGTTAAAGCATGATCCAGCCTTCGTTGAAGTCGCGATGGTCGATCGCGAAGGGGAGGAGAAATTCAGACTGTCTTCGACGGATACTTTTTTAGCCGGGGAGCGCCGCAGTCACAAAGCCACGTTGCCTTTCGTGGTAGCGGTCGCCGGCGAAAACTATATCGGTCCGCTGCTTACCTCCGAGCACGCAGTTCCGCACGTGACGATCGCGGTGCCTTTGAGAAACAGCCCTGTGCACGTGGTCGGCGCGCTCGTCGCAAGGGTTGAAGTGCGCATTCTGTGGGAAATGGTCGGTCAGGTCAGCTTTGGCAATGGCGGTTACGCTTATGTGGTCGATGAAGCGGGCGTGCTCATTGCTCACAAAGACGCCGCCCTGGTGCTGCGGCAAACAACGACGCGCAACGCGGCGAAAGTGCGCTGGGCATTTTCCCACGAGGGGGTTGATCCCGCACCGGCCGAGATTGGCTTCGGCATCACCGGCGAGCAAGTTCTCAGCACGTACGCAACGCTGCCCAACTTGGGTTGGTTGGTCATTGTCGAGGAACCCACCCGGTTGGCTTTGGCTGAGCTATGGCGGCTGCAACAGTTTGCCGTGATGCTCCTCGCTCTGGGGCTGGTCTCGGGCGCTGCCATTATTACGATTGTCGGTCGCAAGTTAACGCGACCGATCCTTGAGCTACAGACCGACGTCGGCGTGATTCGAGCGGGGAACCTCAGCCACCGTGCGCGCCCTACGACCGGCGATGAGGTCGAAGACCTGGCCAATGATTTCAATCAAATGGCGGAAGCGCTGCAACAGTCCCACGAAAACCTCGAGCGGCGCGTCAAGCAGCGCACCGATGAGATCGCCGCCCTTTATGAGATAACGCGCACGGTCAATGGCTCGTTGGCGCTGCAACACATTCTCGATACGGTGATAGAAAAAATTGCCAAGATATTTTCCTTTGGCGGCATTCAGGTCTATTTGTTCGATGACCAGCCCGATGTCTTGGAATTTCGCGCACTGCACGAAACCGATCCCAAGTGTCATTGGTCGCCTGGCACCTTTAGACGCGGCACGGGTATCATTGGAACAGTCGCCGAGACCGGTGAGGCGATGGTGTTCGAAGACGTGTGCAGCGATGCACGCTATCAGGCTCTCAGCACGTCGAAGGCGGCGCAAGCCACCGAACGGCGTTTCTTTGCGGTGTTCCCGATCAAAAATAACGTCCAGGTGTTTGGCACGATTCTTTTCAGCGATAGCGCTGCGCGCAAGTTAACCGAAGAGGAAATTCGCCTGATAAACTTCATGTCCGAGCATATCGGCGTGGCGGTCGAGCGTGCGCGGCTCTTTGACGGTGTGGCGCGCCGCTCGCGACATTTGGCGGTGCTGCACACCATCGGTAAGTCGGTCAATCAATCGTTGAACCTAGATTTTATCACCAGCGAGGCGGTCAAGCGCGTCGTCGAAGCCCTCGGATTTGACGCCGCCTGGATCTACCAATTGGATGATGCCGGGGAGGCGGCAACCTTGCGCGCCCATGCGGGGCTACCGGCCACCGTGATCGCAGGCATGACGGTTCGCTCCGCAGACTACGGCACGAGCGCTCTGGTGCGCCAGACCGGTGAGCCGATGATCCTTGAAGACATCGAAAACGACGAGCGCTATCGGTTGATTGCGGGCGGCGCCCGGGCGGTAGCACTGGGCTTTCAATCGGGAGCCGCCTTTCCGATTCGTATCCAAAGCGGCATCATCGGCAGTCTGCACGTGGCCAGCCATAAGCGGCACAAATTCGCCGCCGATGAAATCCAGCTCCTCGGGGCGATCGCCCACGACATCGGCGTCGCTTCGGAAAACGCGCGTCTGTTTGAGCAGGTGAGAAAACAATCGGACGAGTTGCTCGCCGTGAACAAGGAGCTGCAGGACGCCAATCGCGCCAAGTCGGGCGTCATCGCAGCGGTAACACATGATCTGCGCACGCCATTGAATATCATGATCGGCAACGCCGAC encodes the following:
- a CDS encoding branched-chain amino acid ABC transporter permease, which translates into the protein MEWLDSFWSIYSTLVLSMGTNILLALSIYFTLSCGLLTVANAAFMGIGAYAAALLTLNAGAPFSLALLAGTLLPAAVALLLGPPTLRLSGVYLAMATLAFGEVVRITILNAEGLTGGALGLNGIEQLTHVGHVAGAVLVALFLSLRAAKSRLGRAFAAICQDETATELMGVHVRAYQLCAFTCGAALAGLAGALNAHFTFFISPNEYGFERGVEILAMGVLGGTGSPWGAVIGAVVITLLPELLRGLGYFRPLINGLILVIIILYSPKGLWDLLRGARRTAVATR
- a CDS encoding branched-chain amino acid ABC transporter permease translates to MLAQQLVNALSLGGVYALFALGFTLIFGVLDVINLAHGAIFMLGAYAALQAVLLLKLPLPAAIVVAILVAALAGLLLDRFIFAPLRARNAPHLAPMIATIGLAISINSAVQGIFGAENLRFPVDALPAEAFQMGTIRVTLIELQIIFLSILLMVALLWGLKRTRVGVALRAIAESPKAAALLGIDVEKLFGVTAVIASILGGVAGVLIALYSNALFPTMGQPMLHKGIAVVILGGMGDIRGAMLGGLFLGFAEVFAVAYIGSTMRDAVAFGLLFAILLLRPQGLFGQAAQRRA
- a CDS encoding ABC transporter ATP-binding protein; translated protein: MLTLSSVSKHFGGLQVLQRIDLEIAARGIYGLIGPNGAGKTTVFNLITGLLPPSEGTIEFLGQRLNGLPPHRIARAGIARTFQNIRLFKEMSLVENVLLALAEQHGASALRLLVPGRAFQTIERRERELALELLERMGLGNKANQFAGQLSYGEQRRLEIARALATRPKLLLLDEPAAGMNSAEKQQLMDDVIKLGNSGLSVLVIEHDMRFIMGLCERITVLNFGEVIAEGTPGEIRSNRVVVEAYLGNDDHAVPLQGAR
- a CDS encoding GAF domain-containing protein, whose amino-acid sequence is METPSGASQRSHRGRIRRRLMGWGLGLLALALVLNTVSGFIYTRTQLLRGKAELHSEVAATTARRIADVVRWNLQQLDTLSTNMATHVLGSKEQETLARLLLKHDPAFVEVAMVDREGEEKFRLSSTDTFLAGERRSHKATLPFVVAVAGENYIGPLLTSEHAVPHVTIAVPLRNSPVHVVGALVARVEVRILWEMVGQVSFGNGGYAYVVDEAGVLIAHKDAALVLRQTTTRNAAKVRWAFSHEGVDPAPAEIGFGITGEQVLSTYATLPNLGWLVIVEEPTRLALAELWRLQQFAVMLLALGLVSGAAIITIVGRKLTRPILELQTDVGVIRAGNLSHRARPTTGDEVEDLANDFNQMAEALQQSHENLERRVKQRTDEIAALYEITRTVNGSLALQHILDTVIEKIAKIFSFGGIQVYLFDDQPDVLEFRALHETDPKCHWSPGTFRRGTGIIGTVAETGEAMVFEDVCSDARYQALSTSKAAQATERRFFAVFPIKNNVQVFGTILFSDSAARKLTEEEIRLINFMSEHIGVAVERARLFDGVARRSRHLAVLHTIGKSVNQSLNLDFITSEAVKRVVEALGFDAAWIYQLDDAGEAATLRAHAGLPATVIAGMTVRSADYGTSALVRQTGEPMILEDIENDERYRLIAGGARAVALGFQSGAAFPIRIQSGIIGSLHVASHKRHKFAADEIQLLGAIAHDIGVASENARLFEQVRKQSDELLAVNKELQDANRAKSGVIAAVTHDLRTPLNIMIGNADLGHSEFFGTIDADYKQAFGKISHHGRMVLKMVNDMLTLSRFEAKKMSLDLAQVAVGEIIEHAKSHVEYVNRDKHLNVDWEIDANLPELVTDPIKLEEILQNLIGNAFKFTPQGGIAVRVRNLDERVEFTVADTGIGIADEHLGKIFDEFEQVNKSRTGNHSGAGLGLAIVKKYLDLMQGDIAVESAPGQGTKFTFSLPNTVTVPLWEG
- a CDS encoding helix-turn-helix domain-containing protein → MEEILTASQVAELLQMHPRTVYKLVKQGSLPGRKCGGGWRFRRSEIMTMISPHGEGNGSSANGADKQP
- a CDS encoding ABC transporter ATP-binding protein, giving the protein MSGLLEVKGLQVRYGVIEAVKGIDLSLAGGKITTLLGANGAGKSTTLLALSGLLPSSGSIRFDGAELRGVPPHRVVEQGLIHVPEGRQILTTLSVRENLMLGAFRRRDFHEISADLEKMLVLFPRLKERIDGTAGNLSGGEQQMLAIARGLMARPRLLLLDEPSMGLAPLLVQEIFRSLRELNDQGLTIFLVEQNVRQALKVAHYAYVMENGVIALSGSSAELLDNPKIIEAYLGG